A window of the Yersinia rochesterensis genome harbors these coding sequences:
- the hyfH gene encoding hydrogenase 4 subunit H has product MLKLFKTILKVGDTTVKYPFKPLEVSHGFRGKPQYDAEQCIACGACTMACPANALTMETDLTGGTRQWQLFLGRCIFCGRCEEVCPTRAIVLSQEFELAVFNKADLYQRASFTLAHCQQCQQPFAPKKEVDYVMALLIHSGMSAEDVEQQRPHFETCPECKRKQNIGRHHNIGRQHNIVSQHNVMLNQHRNEGINS; this is encoded by the coding sequence ATGTTAAAACTGTTTAAAACCATCCTGAAAGTTGGCGATACCACGGTGAAGTATCCGTTTAAGCCGCTTGAGGTCAGCCACGGCTTCCGTGGTAAACCACAATATGATGCCGAGCAATGCATTGCCTGTGGTGCCTGTACCATGGCCTGCCCCGCCAATGCGTTGACCATGGAAACCGACCTTACTGGCGGGACTCGACAATGGCAATTGTTCCTGGGGCGCTGCATTTTTTGTGGTCGCTGTGAGGAAGTCTGCCCGACCCGCGCCATTGTGTTATCACAAGAATTTGAGCTGGCGGTATTCAATAAAGCCGATTTATATCAGCGCGCCAGTTTTACTCTCGCCCATTGCCAGCAGTGCCAGCAGCCCTTTGCGCCGAAAAAAGAAGTGGATTACGTCATGGCGCTACTGATTCACTCCGGAATGAGCGCTGAAGATGTCGAACAACAACGGCCTCATTTTGAAACCTGCCCGGAGTGCAAGCGGAAACAGAATATTGGTCGTCATCATAATATTGGTCGTCAGCATAATATTGTTAGTCAGCATAATGTGATGCTCAATCAGCACCGCAATGAGGGGATCAACTCATGA
- the fdhF gene encoding formate dehydrogenase subunit alpha translates to MHKALTVCPYCGSGCKINLLVENGKVVGAEGANGVTNQGELCLKGYYGWDFLNDTKLLTPRLKQPMIRRQKGGKLEAVSWDEAIEFASSKLRAIKEKYGPEAIMHTGSSRGPGNETNYVMQKFARAVTGSNNIDCCARVCHGPSVAGLQVTLGNGAMSNSICEIEDTKCILVFGYNAADSHPIVARRILKAKEKGAKVIVCDPRHIETARIADLWLPLKNGSNMALVNAFANVLITEELYDKDYVSRYTEGFDEYREIVAKYTPEYVESITGLSAQTIREAMRIYAAAPSATILWGMGVTQWGQGVDVVKGLSGLALLTGNLGRPNVGVGPVRGQNNVQGACDMGALPNMYPGYQPVTDPATLEKFAKAWGVPSLSNKIGYSLTDVPHKVKEGKIKANYVMGEDPLQTEPDLSMMREAFSELELLIVQDIFMTKTAAEADVIFPATSWGEHEGVYSAADRGFQRFEKAVEPQGDVKPDWAIISLMATALGYPMKYNNTKEIWDELRELCPLYYGATYEKMAGLGYIPWPCTTEDSPGTPWLYAGNKFDRPGGKGLLFASEWRAPMEQVDEEYPLVLCTVREVGHYSCRSMTGNCSALQTLADEPGYVQISPQDADKMHLQDQQLVWVESRRGKVITRVSVSERINVGAVYMTYQWWIGACNELTLDHLDPISKTPEYKYCAVKLEAITDQTWAENYVQQEYSQLKARLRREAEVS, encoded by the coding sequence ATGCACAAGGCACTCACTGTCTGTCCTTACTGCGGCTCCGGCTGCAAAATCAATTTACTGGTCGAAAATGGTAAAGTTGTTGGCGCTGAAGGGGCAAATGGCGTCACCAATCAGGGTGAACTTTGTCTGAAAGGCTATTATGGCTGGGATTTTCTCAATGATACCAAGCTACTGACCCCGCGCTTAAAACAGCCGATGATTCGTCGTCAAAAAGGCGGCAAGCTGGAAGCAGTTTCTTGGGACGAAGCTATCGAATTCGCCAGCAGTAAACTGCGCGCTATTAAAGAAAAATATGGCCCGGAAGCCATTATGCACACCGGTTCTTCCCGTGGGCCGGGCAATGAAACCAACTATGTAATGCAAAAATTTGCCCGCGCCGTCACCGGCAGCAACAACATTGACTGCTGCGCTCGTGTGTGTCACGGCCCATCAGTGGCGGGTCTACAAGTGACATTGGGTAACGGCGCGATGAGTAATTCCATCTGCGAGATTGAAGATACCAAATGCATTTTAGTGTTTGGCTATAACGCCGCAGATTCTCACCCTATCGTGGCCCGCCGCATTCTCAAAGCTAAAGAGAAAGGCGCTAAAGTCATTGTTTGCGATCCTCGCCATATTGAAACAGCGCGTATTGCCGACCTGTGGCTGCCATTGAAAAACGGCTCCAATATGGCGCTGGTGAATGCATTCGCCAATGTGCTGATAACTGAAGAACTATACGATAAAGACTATGTTTCGCGTTATACCGAAGGTTTTGATGAGTATCGCGAAATTGTTGCCAAATACACACCGGAATATGTCGAAAGCATCACTGGCTTGTCAGCACAAACCATCCGTGAAGCAATGCGCATCTATGCTGCCGCGCCCTCTGCCACCATCTTGTGGGGCATGGGAGTAACCCAATGGGGTCAGGGCGTAGATGTTGTTAAGGGATTATCTGGATTGGCATTACTGACGGGCAACTTAGGCCGCCCGAATGTTGGCGTTGGCCCGGTGCGTGGACAAAATAACGTGCAAGGTGCCTGCGACATGGGCGCATTGCCCAATATGTACCCCGGTTACCAACCCGTTACTGACCCAGCAACACTGGAAAAATTTGCCAAAGCCTGGGGTGTTCCTTCGCTTTCCAACAAAATTGGTTACTCGCTGACCGATGTTCCGCACAAGGTTAAAGAGGGAAAAATCAAAGCCAACTACGTGATGGGCGAGGATCCGCTGCAAACTGAACCCGACCTTTCGATGATGCGCGAAGCATTCAGCGAATTGGAATTGCTGATTGTGCAGGACATATTTATGACCAAAACGGCTGCCGAAGCGGACGTCATTTTCCCGGCAACATCGTGGGGTGAACATGAAGGCGTTTATTCTGCCGCCGACCGGGGCTTCCAACGTTTTGAAAAAGCTGTAGAACCCCAAGGTGATGTAAAACCGGATTGGGCAATTATTAGCCTAATGGCTACGGCGCTCGGCTATCCGATGAAATACAACAATACTAAAGAGATTTGGGACGAACTGCGCGAGCTGTGCCCACTGTATTACGGCGCAACTTACGAAAAAATGGCCGGTTTAGGCTATATTCCGTGGCCTTGTACCACGGAAGACAGTCCCGGCACACCGTGGCTATATGCCGGTAATAAGTTCGACCGCCCTGGCGGCAAAGGACTGTTGTTTGCCAGCGAATGGCGCGCACCAATGGAACAGGTGGATGAGGAGTATCCGCTGGTGCTGTGTACCGTGCGTGAGGTCGGCCACTATTCCTGCCGCTCAATGACCGGTAATTGCTCAGCATTACAAACACTGGCCGACGAACCAGGTTATGTGCAAATCAGCCCGCAGGATGCTGATAAAATGCACTTGCAAGACCAGCAATTAGTGTGGGTTGAATCACGGCGCGGCAAGGTTATTACTCGCGTGTCAGTCAGTGAGCGTATCAATGTTGGTGCGGTATATATGACTTATCAGTGGTGGATTGGCGCTTGTAATGAGCTGACACTGGACCATCTGGACCCTATTTCCAAGACACCGGAATATAAGTATTGTGCGGTGAAACTTGAGGCCATTACAGATCAAACTTGGGCGGAAAACTACGTGCAGCAAGAGTATAGCCAGTTGAAGGCGCGGTTACGTCGAGAAGCCGAAGTAAGTTAA
- a CDS encoding NADH-quinone oxidoreductase subunit B family protein, which produces MSQLDSLKPAWGHHISQPVALDSSIAQLKRKLLKDIKRSAYVYRVDCGGCNGCEIEIFSSITPVFDTERFGIKVVASPRHADILLFTGAVTRAMRTPALRAYESAPDPKICVSYGACGCGGGIFHDLYCVWGGSDTIVPIDVYIPGCPPTPAATIYGFAVALGLLEQKLKGEDHQEAADERVALIHPDAPLTLRVLLEREARRMAGYRQGREITDSFLSLLVNQPLPGLEQRCQSYLHQQDDPRLSEIFASLQQITLQQLTL; this is translated from the coding sequence ATGAGCCAACTAGATTCATTAAAACCGGCCTGGGGGCACCATATCAGCCAGCCAGTTGCGCTTGACTCTTCTATCGCCCAGCTAAAAAGAAAATTACTCAAAGATATCAAACGCTCGGCTTATGTATATCGAGTGGACTGCGGCGGCTGCAATGGCTGTGAAATCGAGATTTTCTCCTCGATTACGCCGGTATTCGACACTGAGCGCTTTGGTATTAAAGTGGTGGCCTCGCCGCGCCACGCCGACATTTTACTGTTTACTGGCGCAGTCACTCGCGCCATGCGCACACCGGCCTTACGCGCCTATGAATCGGCCCCTGACCCTAAAATCTGTGTCTCTTATGGCGCTTGTGGTTGCGGCGGCGGCATCTTCCACGACCTGTATTGTGTCTGGGGCGGTAGCGACACCATTGTGCCGATTGATGTTTATATCCCCGGCTGCCCTCCTACCCCCGCCGCCACCATTTATGGCTTTGCGGTAGCGCTGGGTTTGCTGGAGCAAAAACTCAAAGGTGAGGATCATCAAGAAGCCGCCGATGAGCGCGTGGCGCTGATCCACCCGGATGCGCCACTCACACTGCGGGTATTGTTAGAGCGCGAGGCCCGCCGCATGGCCGGTTATCGTCAAGGGCGGGAAATCACCGACAGTTTCTTATCACTGCTGGTCAATCAACCTCTACCAGGGCTGGAACAGCGCTGTCAAAGTTACCTCCACCAGCAAGATGACCCGCGCCTAAGTGAGATATTTGCCAGCCTGCAACAGATAACTCTGCAACAACTCACTCTATAA
- the hycI gene encoding hydrogenase maturation peptidase HycI produces MNHQHPITNLVLTVGNSMMGDDGAGPLLAERMTQQPLADWQVIDGGSAPENVVHRIRALRPTRLIIVDAADMELPPGEIRIIDPQRISEMFIMSTHNLPLNFLIDQLKEDISEVIFVGIQPTLVAFYFPMTDIVKQAVETLYQQLPHWQGDGGFSHL; encoded by the coding sequence ATGAACCATCAACATCCCATCACAAATTTAGTATTAACCGTCGGCAATAGCATGATGGGCGATGACGGCGCAGGCCCGCTGCTAGCCGAGCGCATGACCCAGCAACCCTTAGCTGACTGGCAAGTTATCGACGGCGGCTCGGCACCGGAAAATGTGGTGCATCGGATTCGTGCTTTACGCCCCACGCGCTTGATTATCGTTGATGCCGCCGATATGGAACTGCCGCCAGGTGAGATTCGTATTATTGATCCGCAGCGAATTTCCGAGATGTTCATCATGAGCACGCATAATTTACCGCTCAATTTTCTGATTGATCAGTTAAAGGAAGATATCAGCGAAGTTATCTTCGTCGGTATCCAGCCCACCTTAGTGGCGTTCTACTTCCCGATGACCGACATTGTCAAACAGGCCGTCGAAACACTGTATCAACAACTACCCCATTGGCAGGGTGACGGCGGTTTTAGCCACCTTTGA
- a CDS encoding NADH-quinone oxidoreductase subunit C: protein MTHEPPISVSGQPPHGGEKLGAAYVARLREQFPAAILDEEWQTPDQLTITIKLNSLPDVVEHLYYQQGGWLSVLFGNDERSLNGYFAIYYVLSMEGREQYGVDTGKEYGDKCWVIVKALISPERPEFPSVTPRVPAAVWGEREVRDMYGLQPIGLPDERRLVLPDDWPDDLYPLRKDTMDYRQRPTPTSNTETYQFENEAGSSSRVVPIGPMHITSDEPGHFRLFVDGEDIIDADYRLFYVHRGMEKLAETRMGYNDVTFLSDRICGICGFTHSVAYTSSIENALGIIVPPRAQMIRTILLEVERLHSHLLNIGLSCHFVGFDTGFMQFFRVREKAMTIAEMLTGARKTYGLNLIGGVRRDILKADRLKTLQLVSEMRADISELVDMLMSTANIEQRTVGVGLLDRKIARDFSPVGPMIRASGYARDMRHDHPYANYANVPKELFSLDGCDVHSRLLVRVREFFDSLVMIEYGLNHMPGGPLLEEKVHYQPYKFALGFSEAPRGEDVHWSMTGDNQKLFRWRCRAATYANWPVLRYMLRGNTVSDAPLIIGSLDPCYSCTDRVTLVDMRKQKSVTVPYKEIERYGIERTHSPLK from the coding sequence GTGACTCACGAACCCCCTATTTCAGTTTCAGGGCAACCGCCACATGGTGGTGAAAAACTGGGCGCCGCTTATGTAGCCCGCCTGCGGGAACAATTTCCGGCGGCAATCCTTGATGAAGAGTGGCAAACCCCAGACCAACTGACGATTACCATTAAGCTGAACAGTCTGCCGGATGTGGTTGAACACCTTTATTATCAACAAGGTGGTTGGCTGTCAGTGCTATTCGGCAATGACGAACGCAGTTTGAATGGCTATTTTGCTATTTACTATGTGTTGTCAATGGAGGGCCGCGAACAATACGGCGTTGATACCGGCAAAGAATACGGCGACAAATGCTGGGTGATTGTCAAAGCGCTGATTAGCCCCGAGCGCCCCGAGTTCCCCTCCGTGACACCACGGGTTCCGGCGGCGGTCTGGGGGGAGCGCGAAGTGCGCGATATGTATGGCTTGCAGCCCATTGGCCTGCCTGATGAGCGCCGTTTAGTGCTGCCCGATGATTGGCCGGACGACCTTTATCCATTGCGCAAAGACACCATGGATTACCGCCAGCGCCCAACCCCTACCAGCAACACTGAAACCTATCAGTTTGAAAATGAAGCGGGCAGCAGCAGCCGGGTCGTGCCCATCGGCCCGATGCATATTACCTCCGATGAGCCGGGCCACTTTCGGTTGTTTGTTGACGGCGAAGACATTATTGACGCCGACTATCGCCTTTTTTATGTGCATCGAGGCATGGAAAAACTGGCTGAAACCCGCATGGGCTATAACGACGTAACTTTCCTGTCGGATCGCATCTGCGGTATTTGCGGCTTTACTCACAGTGTCGCTTACACCTCGTCGATTGAGAATGCGCTCGGCATTATCGTGCCACCACGGGCGCAGATGATCCGCACTATTTTGCTGGAAGTCGAGCGGCTGCACAGCCATCTGCTCAATATCGGATTGTCCTGCCACTTTGTCGGTTTTGATACCGGTTTTATGCAGTTCTTCCGCGTGCGCGAAAAAGCCATGACCATCGCCGAGATGCTCACCGGCGCGCGTAAAACCTATGGCCTGAATCTGATTGGCGGGGTACGGCGCGATATTCTGAAAGCCGACCGCCTCAAAACTCTGCAATTGGTCTCAGAGATGCGCGCCGATATCAGTGAGCTGGTGGATATGCTGATGAGCACCGCCAATATTGAGCAGCGTACTGTCGGTGTTGGCTTGCTGGACCGCAAAATTGCCCGTGATTTCAGCCCTGTCGGCCCGATGATCCGCGCCAGTGGCTATGCCCGCGATATGCGCCATGACCACCCTTACGCCAACTACGCCAATGTCCCTAAAGAGTTGTTTAGCCTTGATGGCTGTGATGTACATTCGCGCCTGCTGGTGCGGGTGCGGGAATTCTTTGACTCGCTGGTGATGATTGAATACGGGCTGAACCATATGCCGGGCGGGCCGCTGCTGGAGGAAAAAGTCCACTATCAGCCATACAAATTTGCGCTCGGTTTTTCAGAAGCGCCACGCGGCGAAGATGTCCACTGGAGTATGACCGGCGACAATCAAAAGCTGTTCCGCTGGCGCTGTCGCGCCGCCACCTATGCCAATTGGCCGGTGCTGCGCTATATGCTGCGCGGCAACACGGTTTCTGATGCGCCATTGATTATTGGCAGTCTCGATCCCTGCTACTCCTGCACCGACCGGGTGACATTGGTGGATATGCGCAAGCAGAAATCCGTCACCGTGCCGTACAAAGAGATCGAACGCTATGGCATTGAGCGCACCCATTCGCCGCTCAAATAG
- a CDS encoding formate hydrogenlyase maturation HycH family protein, with protein MAAKVIFYALNQKFLDSDEDMPEQAQQVMYYSLAIGHHVGVIDCLKAIMECPLNEYEQWFSQLPEGEARRKMAGLLKFGEITIDSTHTQLLAQAFAPLAEDPTSLHPQWSQQLLQTLYDIEQEPAIYLMVKRRP; from the coding sequence ATGGCCGCTAAAGTGATTTTTTATGCGCTAAACCAGAAGTTCCTCGACAGTGATGAGGATATGCCCGAGCAAGCGCAGCAAGTGATGTATTACTCGCTGGCTATTGGCCACCATGTTGGAGTCATTGATTGCTTAAAAGCCATCATGGAATGCCCGCTGAATGAGTATGAACAGTGGTTCAGCCAGTTACCCGAGGGCGAAGCTCGCCGAAAAATGGCCGGCTTGCTGAAATTTGGTGAAATCACCATCGACAGCACCCATACCCAATTACTGGCCCAAGCCTTTGCGCCACTGGCTGAAGACCCTACTTCGCTGCACCCGCAGTGGAGCCAACAACTGCTGCAAACCCTGTACGATATTGAGCAGGAACCGGCCATTTATTTAATGGTGAAACGCCGCCCATGA
- a CDS encoding hydrogenase 4 subunit D has translation MDNMALMDSVLINIALATILLPFAGAILTACLPQQWAKWSCTFFSLLATLGTVLLAYAYLSGGKIDVTFDLIHYGDMALFGLTIDRISTLIAFAVVFLGLLVSIYSTGYLTLGNREHPHEGTNRYYALLLVFIGAMAGLVLSSTILGQLFFFEITGGCSWGLIGYYQSQKSLRSALKALLVTHVAAIGLYLAAAVLLVNTGTFALTALAQLDNNTKIMVFGGILFAAWGKSAQLPLHIWLPDAMEAPTPVSSYLHAASMVKVGVYIFARAIYSAGDVPQIIGTVGMVMAVITLIYGFFMYLPQKDMKRLLAYSTITQLSYIFFALSLAIYGSKLAFDGGIAYIFNHAFAKSLFFLVAGALSYSCGTRMLPKLKGIMGKMPLLGVGFCVAALAITGVPPFNGFFSKFPIFAAGFSLSGEHWLLIPLLVLALIESVASFGWFLYWFGQTVPGKPSEAVASAKPLPLAMQGVLVVLVIMSVCSSFIAVAWLG, from the coding sequence ATGGATAACATGGCTCTTATGGATTCAGTCCTTATAAACATCGCCCTTGCGACCATTCTGCTGCCGTTTGCCGGTGCCATTCTCACGGCCTGTTTACCACAACAATGGGCAAAATGGTCTTGCACTTTCTTTTCACTGCTGGCCACTCTCGGCACTGTGCTGCTGGCTTACGCCTATCTGAGTGGCGGCAAGATTGATGTCACTTTTGATCTGATTCATTACGGTGATATGGCGCTGTTCGGCCTGACCATCGACCGCATCAGCACCTTGATTGCTTTCGCCGTGGTGTTCCTCGGTTTGCTGGTTAGCATTTATTCCACTGGCTATCTGACATTAGGTAATCGCGAGCATCCTCACGAAGGCACCAACCGCTACTATGCGCTGTTATTAGTATTCATCGGCGCGATGGCTGGGCTGGTATTATCATCCACGATACTGGGTCAGTTGTTCTTCTTTGAAATTACTGGCGGCTGCTCGTGGGGATTGATTGGCTACTATCAAAGCCAGAAGTCACTGCGCTCAGCGCTAAAAGCTTTGCTGGTCACCCATGTGGCCGCCATCGGCCTGTATTTGGCGGCGGCAGTGCTGCTGGTCAATACGGGCACTTTTGCTTTAACCGCGCTAGCGCAACTGGATAACAACACCAAAATCATGGTGTTCGGTGGCATCCTGTTTGCCGCTTGGGGGAAATCCGCCCAACTGCCACTGCATATCTGGTTGCCAGATGCGATGGAAGCGCCGACCCCAGTCAGTTCCTATCTGCATGCCGCCTCGATGGTCAAAGTGGGGGTCTATATCTTCGCCCGTGCCATTTATTCTGCCGGTGACGTGCCGCAAATTATCGGCACCGTCGGCATGGTGATGGCGGTTATCACCCTGATTTATGGCTTCTTTATGTATCTGCCGCAAAAAGATATGAAGCGGCTGCTGGCCTACTCCACCATCACCCAGTTGTCTTATATTTTCTTCGCGCTGTCTCTGGCTATCTATGGGTCAAAACTGGCCTTTGATGGCGGCATTGCCTACATCTTCAACCACGCGTTTGCCAAGAGCTTATTCTTCCTGGTCGCCGGGGCGCTGAGCTACAGCTGCGGTACCCGCATGTTACCCAAACTCAAAGGCATCATGGGCAAAATGCCGCTATTGGGCGTTGGATTTTGTGTCGCCGCACTGGCTATCACCGGAGTGCCGCCGTTTAACGGTTTCTTCAGCAAATTCCCCATTTTCGCCGCCGGTTTCTCACTTTCTGGTGAACATTGGCTGCTAATACCGCTATTGGTGCTGGCCCTGATTGAATCAGTAGCGAGCTTCGGCTGGTTCCTCTACTGGTTCGGGCAAACCGTGCCCGGCAAACCATCAGAAGCCGTCGCCAGTGCCAAACCGCTGCCGTTGGCCATGCAGGGCGTGTTGGTGGTGCTGGTGATTATGTCTGTGTGCTCAAGCTTTATTGCCGTCGCCTGGCTCGGATAA
- a CDS encoding hydrogenase 4 subunit F: MSHTDLLLLLLAIPLITSLLAFACRALGRAARMATTWVHFAGISLLFIVALMVVCRVAVGGEILAVHNWLHIDSLSALFLAILGVIGFITGLYSLGYMRHEVNNDEITVSTLCNYYGFFHLFLFTMLLVVTSNNLILMWVGIEATTLSSAFLVGLYGQRSSLEAAWKYIIICTVGVAFGLYGTVLVYANAANVLADPSSAIFWTVVAEHAKELDPSLMHLAFVFILIGFGTKTGLFPMHSWLPDAHSEAPSPTSALLSAVLLNCALLVIIRYYIIISAAIGPHFPQMLLLVFGMMSVAVSAFFILAQRDMKRLLAYSSVENMGLIAVALGIGGPLGVLAALFHTMNHSLAKTLLFCGSGNVLLKYGTRDMGAIKGIIRVAPFTAVMLAGGALALAGMPPFNVFVSEFMVVAAAIKAGHITLVIILLLLLTLVLAGLVRMIASTVLGTPPEAVSKGELGILTTAPMAILLLLMLLLGVHIPAPVTRLLTDAAQIVLNNDSRDPAQQPFILPWQQISPPPTITQPIPSVAQSHTVVQLTPTRQEM; the protein is encoded by the coding sequence ATGAGTCATACTGACCTGCTGCTGTTACTGCTGGCGATACCTCTGATAACCTCGCTGCTGGCATTTGCTTGCCGGGCTTTGGGCCGTGCCGCCCGCATGGCAACCACTTGGGTACATTTTGCCGGCATCAGTTTATTGTTCATAGTGGCCTTGATGGTGGTATGCCGGGTCGCCGTTGGCGGGGAAATTCTGGCGGTTCACAACTGGCTGCATATTGACAGCCTCAGCGCGTTGTTCCTCGCTATTCTGGGGGTTATCGGTTTTATCACCGGCCTTTACTCCCTCGGCTATATGCGCCATGAAGTGAATAACGACGAAATTACCGTCAGCACGCTGTGCAATTATTACGGCTTTTTCCATCTGTTCCTGTTCACCATGCTGTTGGTGGTGACCAGCAATAATCTCATTCTGATGTGGGTCGGCATTGAAGCCACCACTCTCAGTTCGGCCTTTTTGGTGGGATTATACGGCCAGCGCTCCTCACTGGAGGCGGCGTGGAAGTACATTATCATCTGTACCGTGGGGGTGGCTTTCGGGTTATACGGCACAGTATTGGTGTATGCCAATGCGGCCAATGTGCTGGCAGACCCCAGCAGTGCCATCTTCTGGACAGTCGTCGCCGAACATGCCAAAGAGCTAGACCCTAGCCTGATGCACCTGGCATTTGTCTTTATTCTGATTGGCTTTGGCACCAAAACCGGCCTGTTTCCCATGCACTCATGGCTACCGGATGCCCACAGCGAAGCCCCCAGCCCGACCAGCGCCTTGTTATCCGCCGTATTACTCAACTGCGCCCTGTTGGTCATCATCCGCTATTACATCATTATCAGCGCCGCTATCGGGCCGCATTTCCCACAAATGTTGCTGTTGGTCTTCGGCATGATGTCAGTTGCCGTCTCCGCATTTTTTATTCTGGCACAGCGCGATATGAAACGTTTGCTGGCTTACTCCAGTGTGGAGAACATGGGGTTAATCGCCGTGGCATTGGGCATTGGTGGCCCACTCGGGGTATTGGCCGCACTGTTCCACACTATGAATCACAGCCTGGCAAAAACCTTGCTGTTCTGCGGTTCGGGGAATGTGCTGCTGAAGTATGGCACGCGAGATATGGGCGCTATCAAGGGCATTATTCGTGTTGCGCCATTCACGGCGGTGATGCTGGCTGGCGGCGCATTGGCACTGGCCGGGATGCCGCCGTTTAACGTGTTTGTCAGTGAATTTATGGTGGTCGCCGCCGCGATTAAAGCCGGTCATATCACCTTAGTGATTATCTTACTATTGCTGCTAACCCTGGTACTGGCCGGGTTGGTGCGCATGATCGCCAGCACTGTGCTGGGCACCCCACCGGAAGCCGTGAGCAAAGGGGAGTTGGGGATTCTGACCACTGCGCCAATGGCTATTTTATTGCTGTTGATGCTGTTGCTCGGGGTACATATTCCCGCACCGGTCACCCGTTTGCTGACCGATGCAGCACAGATTGTGCTCAATAATGACAGTCGTGACCCCGCCCAGCAGCCCTTTATCTTGCCGTGGCAACAGATTTCTCCACCCCCAACGATAACTCAGCCCATTCCATCCGTTGCACAAAGCCATACCGTTGTACAACTTACCCCGACTCGTCAGGAGATGTAA
- a CDS encoding 4Fe-4S binding protein — MNRFIIADPKKCIGCRTCEVACVLAHNGGKLDTMTKANFAPRLKVVKGMNVSTAIMCRHCEDAPCANVCPNGAIVRATDSIQVLQEKCIGCKTCVVACPYGAMNVVTKQVEVMFNGLSQGFCLKAEAQKCDLCEGRAAGPACISVCPTQALHLIGRDTLQAMLRKKQMRAALDEANEMNF, encoded by the coding sequence ATGAACCGGTTCATAATCGCAGACCCAAAAAAGTGTATTGGCTGCCGTACCTGTGAGGTTGCCTGCGTGCTAGCACACAATGGCGGCAAACTGGACACCATGACCAAAGCCAATTTCGCCCCGCGCTTGAAAGTGGTCAAAGGAATGAATGTCAGCACCGCCATTATGTGTCGTCACTGTGAAGATGCCCCTTGTGCCAATGTTTGTCCGAATGGCGCGATTGTGCGGGCAACTGACAGCATCCAGGTATTGCAGGAGAAATGTATTGGCTGCAAAACCTGCGTTGTTGCCTGCCCTTACGGTGCCATGAATGTGGTGACCAAACAGGTCGAAGTGATGTTCAACGGCCTCTCACAGGGCTTTTGCCTGAAAGCTGAAGCTCAAAAGTGTGATTTATGTGAAGGTCGCGCCGCCGGCCCGGCCTGTATCTCGGTGTGTCCGACTCAGGCGCTACACCTGATTGGCCGCGACACCCTGCAAGCCATGCTACGCAAGAAACAAATGCGCGCCGCACTGGACGAAGCCAACGAGATGAACTTTTGA
- the hyfE gene encoding hydrogenase 4 membrane subunit, giving the protein MTGTLLVNNMVVNNLAGLLIITSLLVIIVKKPATSALFYAVQSLVLVLIFLVLAETLHAHELYMWSLTAFITKVILVPWIMYRAFRQMEDPKADGGVIGTASLIFIAAIIILLSYFVVEPVQLPMVSALKPTLAVSLGHFLIGLLCIVTQRNILKNIFGYCLMENGAHLMLALLAFRAPELVEIGIATDAIFAVIVMTLMARKIYRTLHTLDVKQLTALKG; this is encoded by the coding sequence ATGACCGGAACACTTCTTGTCAACAATATGGTCGTCAACAATCTAGCTGGCCTGCTGATCATTACCTCGCTACTGGTAATTATTGTCAAAAAGCCCGCCACCTCGGCGCTGTTTTATGCGGTGCAGTCACTGGTCTTGGTGCTGATTTTCCTGGTATTAGCCGAAACCTTGCACGCCCACGAGCTGTATATGTGGTCGCTGACCGCCTTTATCACCAAGGTGATCTTGGTGCCGTGGATTATGTACCGCGCTTTTCGCCAGATGGAAGACCCCAAAGCCGACGGCGGTGTGATAGGGACGGCCAGTCTAATATTTATCGCCGCCATTATCATTTTACTGAGCTACTTCGTGGTCGAGCCGGTGCAATTGCCGATGGTCAGCGCCCTGAAACCGACGCTGGCGGTGTCACTGGGGCACTTCCTGATTGGCCTGCTGTGTATCGTCACCCAGCGCAATATCCTGAAAAATATCTTCGGCTACTGCCTGATGGAAAATGGCGCTCACCTGATGTTGGCGTTACTGGCTTTCCGCGCACCGGAGTTGGTCGAGATTGGTATTGCTACCGATGCCATCTTCGCGGTGATTGTGATGACGTTAATGGCGCGCAAAATTTACCGCACACTGCACACGCTGGATGTTAAACAACTGACGGCGCTAAAGGGGTAA